GTGACTTCGGCGACCGCCTCCTGAAGCGCGACCTGGATCTCGGCGAGCGGCGGGATCGGCACCCAGACCGGCAGGTCGTCGTCGAGCACATGGTCCTCGCGCACATAGGCGTGCGCCAGCACATAGTCGCCCAGCGCCTGCGTGTTGCGCAGCCCGGCGCAGTGGCCGAGCATCAGCCAGGCATGCGGCCTGAGCACCGCGACATGGTCGGTGATCGTCTTGGCGTTGGACGGGCCGACGCCGATATTGACCATGGTGATGCCGCCATGGTCCGGCTTGACGAGATGATATGCCGGCATCTGCGGCATGCGCGGCGGCGTCGCGCCCTCCTGCGGCGCGGCATCGCCGACCGGCGTGACGACGTTGCCGGGCTCGATGAAGGCAGTGTAGCCGCCACGCGAATTGGCCACCATGTCGCGCGCGTAGACGCAGAACTCGTCGACATAGAACTGGTAGTTGGTGAACAGCACGAAGTTCTGGAAGTGCTGCGGGCTGGTCGCCGTGTAATGCGACAGGCGGTGCAGCGAATAGTCGATGCGCTGCGCCGTGAACGGCGCCAGAGGCCTCGCCTCGCCGGGCATCACCTCGAACGTGCCGTTGGCGATGTGGTCGTCCGTTCCTTCGAGATTGGGCACGTCGAAGATGTCGCGGATCGGCCGTTGCAGGCGGTCGGCGATGGTGCCGTCGACATAGGTGCCTTCCAGGAAGGCGAAATGCAGCGGGATGGGCGTGCGCGATTCACCTACCGTGATCGGCGTGCCGTGGTTGCGCATGATGAGCCGCAACTGCTCGATGAGATAGCTTTCGAAGAGATCGGGCCGTGTGATCGTGGTGGCGAAGGACCCGGGATTCGGCACATGACCGTATGCTTGGCGGGAGTCGACCTGGGTGTAGGAACTGGTGGTGATGCTGATTTCGGGATAGTAGGCCCGAAAGCGCCGGTCCGTCGCACCGGTCTGTCCGAGCGACATGAAGGCGTCGCGGAGGAACCTGGTGTTGCGGTCGTAGAGTTCCTTCAGGGCTTCGACCGCCGCCCGGGCGTCCGTGAAATTCCGGGGAGGGCGAGGCTCCGGGCTCTCGACCGTTTCGATTGCGCGTGGATAGATTCTCTTTTGCATATCCCATTATAGGGATTGTCTGTGACAAGCGGGAGGTGGGGTTTCGCGCAGCCGGGAAAATCCTTGCGGGGACAGGGAAGCGCCGTGCTAGAGCCTTTCAGGGTTACCCGGAATCGTTCTGCCGGAGAGCATTTGGTCCCAAGGTCGAGGGTTTCGGCGAAGGGCGTGGTGGCGCCACGGCCGAGCCGAAAGCCGAAGGAAATGGGCCAAATGCACCCGGCCCGAAGGGTTTGCCGCTGGCGAACGCCCGCCTTGTCGGCCGGATTTGGCCGTACCCCCGGTACGACCTGCACCGGCCTTCGCACGGATCGTCCCGCCATCGGACAAACAGAACCGTTTCCGGGTAGCCCTGAAAGGCTCTAGCGACGCTGCAGGCTGACCAGCAGGACGAAGCCCATGCCGGTGTTCTTGATCGCCGGGGCCTCGATCACCGCGTCGCGCTGGCCGGCGATCGAGGGGACCGCCAGCACGGGCGCGCCGATCAGCATGGCGATCATCGCGGCGCGCGGCAGCATGCGCAGCGTCTTTGCGATGGCTTTGGTCAGGCGGTTCCTGGTCATGGTCTTGCGTCGATCCGTCGGCCGTTCAGAGACAGTTCGCGGACTGCTCGAACAGGCAGGCGATGCCCGCATTCGGCTGCCAGCTCCGTTCGCTGCGCCCATGCGCCACGATGCTGGCGAAGAACATGCTGAAGAGCGTGAGCAGCAGGCAGACGATGGTGAAGCGGCGTGCGAGCATCGAGGTGTCCTTTCGATGGCTCGCACAATCGCTGAACGCGGCTGAACTCTCCCTGAGAGGGCCGTTCATCTGCCGTTCAAGAAGGTTTACGCGCGGGAGGACTTGCCTTCGTCGAACCCCCGCTGCCTGGCGACATCCGCGATCGCTTGCGCTATCGCACGGGTGCACTCGGCCAGATCCTCGCGCGTGGCGATCAGCGCCGGCGCGATCTCTATGGCGGTGCCGATCGGGCTGACGATGACGCCCAGTTCTCGCGCCCGCCTTGCGATCGCCACCACCGTATCGTCGGTGAAGGCGGCCCGGCTGGCTTTGTCTGCGGTGAAGTCGATGGCCTGCCAGAAGCCCCGCCCGCGTATGTCGCCGACGATCGGATGGTCGCCGAAGGCATCCTTCATGGCCTGTTGCCATTCAAGGGCGAGCGCGTCCGAATTTTCGACCAGCCTTTCGCGCTCCATGATCTCGATCACCTTGAGCGAGGCGGCGCAGCAGATTGCGTGACCGGCATAAGTATGGACATGACGGAAATGGCTGATGCCGTCGGCGATCTCGTCTCGGGTCATGACCGCGCCGATCGGCGCGTAGCCTGCGCCCATCGACTTGGCCATGTTGAGGATGTCCGGCTCGATGCCGAGCTGCTCGGTGGCAAACCAAGTGCCGGTGCGCCCGAAGCCGGTGATGACCTCATCCATGATGAGCATGACGCCATATTTGTCGCAGAGAGCGCGCACCTTCTTCCAGTAGCTCGGCAACGGTATCTGCACGCCGTTGGCCTGCTGGAACGGCTCGCCGATGAAGGCGGCGACCAGTTCGGGGTCTTCGAGCAGGATCTGGCGCTCCAGATGGGCGACGCAAATATCGGAATAGGTTTCCTCGTCCAGCCCGTAAGGGTTGCGGTAGCGCGTCGGATTGGCAACGAAGCTGTGGCCGGGCACGCGCGGGTCGGGCACGTCGCGCACCGCCAGCCAGTCGGTGCAGGACAGCGCGCCCATGGTCGCGCCGTGATAGGAACTCCAGCGCGAAATGACCTTGAAGGCGCGCGGCTTGCGGCCGCTTTGCTGGAGATATTGCTTGGCGATCTTCAGCGCGGTTTCGGCCGCTTCCGAGCCGCCGGAAGTGAAAGTCACCCGGTTCAGCCGTCCGGGCGCGATCTCGGCCAGCTTCTCGGCCAGTCGGGCAGCCGCCGCGCTGGTGTTCCGCCCGGTGCCGGAATAATGCATGGTGATCGCCTGATCGTACATCGCCTGCGCGATCTCGCGATTGCCGTAGCCCAGCGAACCGGCGCGCGTCGTCGCGCTCATCATGTCGAGCATGGTCGCGCCATGATGGTCGGTGACGCGAATGCCGCTGCCCGACATCAGGATGCTCGGACCGTAAGTGTCCATGTCTTCCCGCGGCACGAGCGGGAAGATCAGATGTCGGGCGCCCGCTTCGGCGTCATGTGCGGAATTTCTCAGCATCTGCGTGTCCATCGGATCGTCCCGGCTCCAGCTGGTCCTGTTCTTGATGCCGGAACGATAGGAGACTACTGAGCGTATCAAAATCACCAGAAATGGATAAAGTGAGGATACCAGTTTGGGCGAGCCGATCCGCGATATCGCCATCGATCCCACCGGCTTTGATCAGCAGGGTCCGGTTCCGATCTTCCAGCAGCTCTATCGCCAGATCCGCGATCAGATCGCGACGGGTGTGCTGAGAAGCGGCTCCCGACTGCCGTCCACGCGAGCACTGGCTGCCGATCTCGGCCTGTCGCGCACCACCACGATCGCGGCGTTCGAGCAACTGGAAACGGAAGGCTACATCGAGACCCGCAAGGGGGCGCGCGCCAGAGTGTTGCCGCTGCCTTTCGCCGGCGACGGGCGTGATCCCGAGCCCCTGCCGCAACTCCAGGACAATCTTTCGCGTCGCGGTCAGGCGCTGGTGACATCGCGTCATGAAACGGGTGTTCGGGGAAACCACTCGCTTCAACCGGGCCTGCCGGACGCCGGCTCCTTTCCCTTCACCATCTGGCGCCGGCTGCTCTCGAAGCATATGCGCCCCAAGGCGGGCGAGACCTTCGGCTATCACAGCTATGGCGGCCATGAGGGGCTTCGCGAGGTGATCGCGCAGTACATGCAATCGTCGCGCGGCGTGAAATGCCAGCCAGACCAGATCATGGTGACATCAGGTGCGCAGAGCGCTTTCACGCTGCTGGCGCACCTGCTGATCGACGCGGGCGATCCGGTGATGATCGAGGAGCCCGGCTATACAGGCGCGCACGGAGCCTTCGTCGCGGCGGGCGCCCGCATCGAACCGCTCACCGTGAGCGGGCGTAACTGGGATCTGAAGGCGATCGCCGCGTCACGGCCGAAGCTGATCTATCTCACCCCATCCTGCCAGTTCCCGCTCGGCTCGACCATGCGCATCGAACAGCGTCTGCGTCTGTTGCAGCACGCGGCCGCGACCGGAGCATGGGTGATCGAGGATGATTTCGACAGCGAGTTTCGTTTCAGCGGCAACCGCGTGCCGACGCTGCAGTCACAGGACACCGATCATCGCACCATCTATGTCGGCTCGTTCGCCAAGACCATGCTGCCGGATTTGAGGCTGGGCTTCATCATCTTTCCCGGCGAAGTGGTGCGGCCGGTGCGCAAGGCGAATTTCCTGATGGGCACGGCGGCGTCTCTCGTCACCCAGGCCGCGCTCGCCGACTTTATCCGGAATGGGGATTTCGCGAGACACACGCGACGCATGAAGCGCCTCTATGCCGCAAGGCGCGCCATGCTGGTCAAGCGCGCCCACACACTGCTCGGCGACGTGATGGAGCAGGTGGATGAAGGCAACGGCCTCCAGACAAGCTGGCGCTTCCTGCGCGAAGCAGACGACGTTCTGATCGTCCGGCGCGCGCTCGAAGCGGGCGTCTGCATAACGCCGTTGTCGGTGCACTATATCCACGGCAAGCCCGAACAGGGCCTGATGATCGG
The window above is part of the Rhizobiaceae bacterium genome. Proteins encoded here:
- a CDS encoding AMP nucleosidase, which translates into the protein MQKRIYPRAIETVESPEPRPPRNFTDARAAVEALKELYDRNTRFLRDAFMSLGQTGATDRRFRAYYPEISITTSSYTQVDSRQAYGHVPNPGSFATTITRPDLFESYLIEQLRLIMRNHGTPITVGESRTPIPLHFAFLEGTYVDGTIADRLQRPIRDIFDVPNLEGTDDHIANGTFEVMPGEARPLAPFTAQRIDYSLHRLSHYTATSPQHFQNFVLFTNYQFYVDEFCVYARDMVANSRGGYTAFIEPGNVVTPVGDAAPQEGATPPRMPQMPAYHLVKPDHGGITMVNIGVGPSNAKTITDHVAVLRPHAWLMLGHCAGLRNTQALGDYVLAHAYVREDHVLDDDLPVWVPIPPLAEIQVALQEAVAEVTGLTGYDLKRIMRTGTVATIDNRNWELRDQRGPVQRLSQSRAIALDMESATIAANGFRFRVPYGTLLCVSDKPLHGELKLPGMATEFYKRQVAQHLTIGIRAVEKLAEMPVERLHSRKLRSFSETAFQ
- a CDS encoding aspartate aminotransferase family protein, with protein sequence MLRNSAHDAEAGARHLIFPLVPREDMDTYGPSILMSGSGIRVTDHHGATMLDMMSATTRAGSLGYGNREIAQAMYDQAITMHYSGTGRNTSAAAARLAEKLAEIAPGRLNRVTFTSGGSEAAETALKIAKQYLQQSGRKPRAFKVISRWSSYHGATMGALSCTDWLAVRDVPDPRVPGHSFVANPTRYRNPYGLDEETYSDICVAHLERQILLEDPELVAAFIGEPFQQANGVQIPLPSYWKKVRALCDKYGVMLIMDEVITGFGRTGTWFATEQLGIEPDILNMAKSMGAGYAPIGAVMTRDEIADGISHFRHVHTYAGHAICCAASLKVIEIMERERLVENSDALALEWQQAMKDAFGDHPIVGDIRGRGFWQAIDFTADKASRAAFTDDTVVAIARRARELGVIVSPIGTAIEIAPALIATREDLAECTRAIAQAIADVARQRGFDEGKSSRA
- a CDS encoding PLP-dependent aminotransferase family protein; the encoded protein is MGEPIRDIAIDPTGFDQQGPVPIFQQLYRQIRDQIATGVLRSGSRLPSTRALAADLGLSRTTTIAAFEQLETEGYIETRKGARARVLPLPFAGDGRDPEPLPQLQDNLSRRGQALVTSRHETGVRGNHSLQPGLPDAGSFPFTIWRRLLSKHMRPKAGETFGYHSYGGHEGLREVIAQYMQSSRGVKCQPDQIMVTSGAQSAFTLLAHLLIDAGDPVMIEEPGYTGAHGAFVAAGARIEPLTVSGRNWDLKAIAASRPKLIYLTPSCQFPLGSTMRIEQRLRLLQHAAATGAWVIEDDFDSEFRFSGNRVPTLQSQDTDHRTIYVGSFAKTMLPDLRLGFIIFPGEVVRPVRKANFLMGTAASLVTQAALADFIRNGDFARHTRRMKRLYAARRAMLVKRAHTLLGDVMEQVDEGNGLQTSWRFLREADDVLIVRRALEAGVCITPLSVHYIHGKPEQGLMIGYAATEEKQIPRAMNKLNQVIRQHLG